A window of the Macaca nemestrina isolate mMacNem1 chromosome X, mMacNem.hap1, whole genome shotgun sequence genome harbors these coding sequences:
- the LOC105463543 gene encoding large ribosomal subunit protein eL42-like produces MVNVPKTRRTFCKKCGKHQPHKVTQYKKGKDSLYAQGKRRYDQKQSGCGGQTKPIFRKKAKTTKKIVLRLECVEPNCRSKRMLAIKRCKHFELGGDKKRKGQVIQF; encoded by the coding sequence ATGGTCAACGTGCCTAAAACCCGAAGAACCTTCTGTAAGAAGTGTGGCAAGCATCAGCCTCACAAAGTGACACAGTATAAGAAGGGCAAGGATTCTTTGTATGCCCAGGGAAAGAGGCGCTATGATCAGAAGCAGAGTGGCTGTGGTGGGCAGACAAAGCCAATTTTCCGGAAGAAGGCTAAGACCACAAAGAAGATTGTGCTAAGGCTGGAATGTGTTGAGCCTAACTGCAGATCCAAGAGGATGCTGGCCATTAAGAGATGCAAGCATTTTGAACTAGGAGGAGATAAGAAGAGAAAGGGCCAAGTGATCCAGTTCTAA